The following nucleotide sequence is from Candidatus Cloacimonadota bacterium.
TATTTGATGCGGGTATGTTTAAAATAATATCGCTGAATGAGTGATGAGAGTGCTTCGACAACAAATACCAGACTGATCATAATAAAGAATATTTCTTCTTTGAGAAGAATGGCTAGTACTGCCAGGATCCCTCCCATCGAGAGGGCTCCCGTGTCTCCCATAAATACTTGGGCAGGTTTAATATTATACCATAAAAATCCGAGCATTGCCCCGACAATCGCTGTTGTAAATACTGTCAATTCACCAGCTTCGCTGATAAACTCAAGTTTTAGATAATCCGCAATAACAATATGACCTTTTACATAGGACATTACACCAAGACCAAAAGCAACAAGTGCAATCGTGCCTGCTGCTAAACCATCAAGACCATCTGTGAGATTGACAGCGTTGGAATAAAACGTAATAAATAATGCAACAAAGGGAATGAACAATACACCTAACGAGAATGACGTATCCTTTAAAAATGGAATATTAATAAAGGTTATAGAGTTACTTTGCTGATAGCCAAAATAAAGTGTCACAGCTATCAATATTCCAAGAATGAGCTGTCCGGCTATCTTGTATTTTTCAACAAGCCCCTGCTCCATATGACGGACATTCTTGAGATAATCATCGAGAAATCCAAGTGCACCGAGCCAGAGGGTTACAAGAAGCGCTATGAGAATGTATGGATTTGTAAGATTGTTCCAAAGTAAACTCGAAACAATCAAGCCAAGTCCAATAATAATACCCCCCATCGTAGGAGTACCTTTCTTCTTCTTATGCGTTTCCGGCAGGAGGGTGTTAATGTTTTCCGTAACCTGGTGTTTGCGTAACGATTTAATGATCTTCGGACCAAAAATAAAGCAGATGATAAGAGCTGTGATGAACGCACCGATCGCACGGAAGGTGATGTACTGAAAAACATTAAAAATGATGTGCACTCTTACGAGTGGGTATAAAATATGATAAAACATTACATTGCCAGCCTTTCTACAATTTTTTCCAATGCAATTCCTCTCGATGCTTTAACCAATATTGCAACATCGTCTGGAAACATATCATCAGAGAAACGGTCTATAAATCTCTCTGCAGATGGATAATGTATGATAAATTGATAAAATTTCGCCATATCTCCTATAGAAATCGATCTTCTCAGGTTCATCTCCCGTACGAGAATTCCGATATCTTCGTGATATTGCTTACTTTTCTCACCAAGTTCAAGCATATCACCGAGTATAACTATTTTTTCTTTCTGTGGAAGTGACTGTAAATATTCAAGCGCTGATATCATCGAAAGAGGATTTGCATTATAACAGTCTGCAATAATTGTCCAGTTCCTTTTAGGATTAGTACGAATTTCCATACGTAATCCAACATCAGGATTGATTGCAAGCCCTTTTTGGATTTCCATTCTTGACAGTCCAAATTGCCGACCGATAATGATTGCCGGTATCGCATTCAAAACATTATGATACACATCATTGAAGATATAATATTTATCTTCATTCACAAGAAAAGAGTATTTGTGGTCGACACGGATTATATCCTTTACAACAAGATCATTATTGTTGTCAAATCCGAATGAGAAGTAGTTTTCTTTTCCTTTGCAACTTTCAAGATATTGTATATTCCCGTTGAAGATCTTTGTCGTATTCTCAGATGAATATTTGAAAATATCATTCTTCTCTTTGAATACGCCTTCGAGATTTTCAAGGAATTCAAGATGGGATGGACCGATATTCGTAATGATCGCATAGTCGGGCTGCACCATCTCAGTCATAGCTCGTATTTCTCCAAAATGATTCGTGCCAAGCTCGAGAACAGCTATATCATGTGAATCATCTATATCAAAAATAGTTATAGGCAATCCAATAATAGTATTGAAATTCCCTTTGCTTCGGTGAACTGTATACCTTTGTGAAAGCACATTCGCAATAAACTCTTTGCTGATGGTCTTCCCTACCGAACCGGTTAATGCAATCTTGGGAATATTAAAAAGGTCGAGATAATACTTCCCGAGTGCATCCAGTGCTCTGACCGTATCATCAACAAATATTAGTCTCGAATGATCTTTAGTACCTGTTGGTTGATGGTTAACTACTGCAAATGAAGCTCCGTTTCGGAGAGCATCCTGCACAAAATCGTGTCCATCGACTGTCTCACCCGGTATGGCAAAGTAAAGGATATTCTTATCGTTTTGCAGTTTACATTCCCGAGAGTCGTAAAGTACACAGTTGATTTCTACATCTTCAGGTACATCCGCTGTCGCATTGATCGCTTTGATTATCTGTTTGAGTTTCAATGTTTTCATAAAAGACCTTCAAGGTTCATATTCATCTAATGCGTCAAGTTTGGATTCTGATTATTTTGCGTGAAAACCTGGAAACCGGCTTGAAGGATAAGTGCAGAACCTTCCAGCATGGTCACGCCTGGTTTTGGAAACTGATCGATGACGAGATCTCCCTCTCCAAAACTGGTAAAATCGATATTATGCTCTACCAGTATCTGGCTTGCTTCTTTCA
It contains:
- a CDS encoding phospho-N-acetylmuramoyl-pentapeptide-transferase, coding for MFYHILYPLVRVHIIFNVFQYITFRAIGAFITALIICFIFGPKIIKSLRKHQVTENINTLLPETHKKKKGTPTMGGIIIGLGLIVSSLLWNNLTNPYILIALLVTLWLGALGFLDDYLKNVRHMEQGLVEKYKIAGQLILGILIAVTLYFGYQQSNSITFINIPFLKDTSFSLGVLFIPFVALFITFYSNAVNLTDGLDGLAAGTIALVAFGLGVMSYVKGHIVIADYLKLEFISEAGELTVFTTAIVGAMLGFLWYNIKPAQVFMGDTGALSMGGILAVLAILLKEEIFFIMISLVFVVEALSSLIQRYYFKHTRIKYGEGKRILLCAPLHHHYELKGWSENQIVIRFWIVTMLLTAIGLGTLKLR
- the murF gene encoding UDP-N-acetylmuramoyl-tripeptide--D-alanyl-D-alanine ligase, yielding MKTLKLKQIIKAINATADVPEDVEINCVLYDSRECKLQNDKNILYFAIPGETVDGHDFVQDALRNGASFAVVNHQPTGTKDHSRLIFVDDTVRALDALGKYYLDLFNIPKIALTGSVGKTISKEFIANVLSQRYTVHRSKGNFNTIIGLPITIFDIDDSHDIAVLELGTNHFGEIRAMTEMVQPDYAIITNIGPSHLEFLENLEGVFKEKNDIFKYSSENTTKIFNGNIQYLESCKGKENYFSFGFDNNNDLVVKDIIRVDHKYSFLVNEDKYYIFNDVYHNVLNAIPAIIIGRQFGLSRMEIQKGLAINPDVGLRMEIRTNPKRNWTIIADCYNANPLSMISALEYLQSLPQKEKIVILGDMLELGEKSKQYHEDIGILVREMNLRRSISIGDMAKFYQFIIHYPSAERFIDRFSDDMFPDDVAILVKASRGIALEKIVERLAM